One window of the Anaeromyxobacter dehalogenans 2CP-C genome contains the following:
- a CDS encoding DUF4956 domain-containing protein produces MHPVTFPPGIDLHTLPLGTVLPRIGAALVVGVALGFRPWRLLMGRRLPRPEMAQAQILLCAAAAIITMVIGDSVAKAFGLVGLGSFVRFRSGLKDPRDAAVLFLTIGLGMACGHGTLGLALTAGLAASAVLAALDLLPAGEAPDADAPAAAAARAAGAPAAEVAPPRLADASRKSP; encoded by the coding sequence ATGCACCCCGTGACGTTCCCCCCCGGGATCGACCTGCACACGCTGCCGCTCGGCACGGTGCTCCCGCGCATCGGGGCGGCGCTGGTGGTGGGCGTGGCGCTCGGGTTCCGCCCCTGGCGGCTGCTCATGGGCCGGCGGCTGCCGAGGCCGGAGATGGCGCAGGCGCAGATCCTGCTGTGCGCCGCGGCGGCGATCATCACCATGGTGATCGGCGACAGCGTGGCGAAGGCGTTCGGCCTGGTGGGCCTGGGCAGCTTCGTCCGGTTCCGCTCCGGGCTGAAGGACCCGCGCGACGCGGCGGTGCTGTTCCTCACCATCGGCCTGGGCATGGCGTGCGGTCACGGGACGCTGGGGCTCGCGCTCACCGCCGGGCTCGCGGCGTCGGCGGTGCTGGCCGCGCTCGACCTGCTCCCGGCCGGCGAGGCGCCGGACGCGGACGCGCCCGCGGCCGCCGCCGCGCGCGCCGCCGGCGCGCCGGCCGCGGAGGTGGCGCCGCCGCGGCTCGCCGACGCGTCGCGGAAGTCGCCGTGA
- a CDS encoding dTMP kinase, with protein sequence MLVSFEGIDGSGKTALSNLVCERLRRGGREVVHARERGVLATAAARRVRELTRDPRLLELSPRAELCLNLAREAQQLEEVVRPALARGALCVADRSLHSILALAVAGRGLPRAEVEAAVRAASGGTWPDLAVLVDVDPDLARLRKRVGKILEGRADEPGSRKGLAGHGLQVRVREHLAAEAAAAPASWLRVANEGRALEALADEVADAIAARAAGGRAPRRPPAPAPRSARPPAPAGPAGIAARFEAAVDALAAREPALAAHLLAGIPGRAAHARRTALAGRCPAVVARALEGLSDPESHALRWALAGRAPADVAAGLGADASPEAMRLRAALLARAPGPAVAGLVAADGADAWALRAEALERGELEGVLRGLAGLGTERAWALRADGIGRGLWEAVGRSLAGVDGARADAMRSALAAHDRLAALRGTAGVESGPARALRERLFPLAPKRVLRTLAGNAAPWTWALRERALAFTKEALDAVDGMDHPRAWALRAEGVARWPAAAVSSLRHLAATAPGREIVAAALRAAPASLPVLRNAHAVLALAAPAPGLPAAVEESCTP encoded by the coding sequence ATGCTCGTCTCCTTCGAAGGCATCGACGGCAGCGGCAAGACCGCGCTCTCCAACCTGGTGTGCGAGCGCCTGCGGCGCGGCGGGCGCGAGGTGGTCCACGCGCGCGAGCGCGGGGTCCTCGCCACCGCCGCGGCCCGCCGCGTCCGCGAGCTGACGCGCGACCCGCGCCTGCTCGAGCTCTCCCCGCGCGCCGAGCTGTGCCTGAACCTCGCCCGCGAGGCGCAGCAGCTCGAGGAGGTGGTGCGGCCCGCGCTGGCGCGCGGCGCGCTGTGCGTGGCCGACCGGAGCCTGCACTCGATCCTGGCCCTGGCCGTGGCCGGCCGCGGCCTGCCGCGCGCCGAGGTCGAGGCGGCGGTGCGCGCCGCCTCGGGCGGCACCTGGCCGGATCTCGCCGTGCTGGTGGACGTGGACCCCGACCTGGCGCGGCTGCGCAAGCGGGTGGGGAAGATCCTGGAGGGCCGCGCCGACGAGCCGGGCTCGCGCAAGGGGCTCGCCGGGCACGGCCTCCAGGTGCGCGTCCGCGAGCACCTCGCCGCCGAGGCCGCCGCCGCGCCCGCCTCGTGGCTCCGGGTCGCGAACGAGGGGAGGGCGCTCGAGGCGCTCGCGGACGAGGTCGCGGACGCGATCGCGGCCCGCGCCGCCGGAGGCCGCGCCCCGCGCCGGCCCCCCGCGCCCGCGCCGCGGTCCGCGCGCCCGCCCGCGCCGGCCGGGCCCGCCGGGATCGCCGCGCGGTTCGAGGCGGCGGTGGACGCGCTGGCGGCGCGGGAGCCCGCGCTCGCGGCGCACCTGCTGGCCGGCATCCCCGGCCGCGCTGCCCACGCGCGGCGGACGGCGCTCGCCGGGCGGTGCCCGGCGGTGGTGGCGCGCGCGCTCGAGGGCCTGTCGGACCCGGAGTCGCACGCGCTCCGGTGGGCGCTGGCGGGCCGGGCCCCGGCCGACGTGGCCGCGGGCCTGGGCGCGGACGCGTCGCCGGAGGCGATGCGGCTCCGGGCCGCGCTGCTGGCGCGCGCGCCGGGGCCGGCGGTGGCCGGGCTGGTGGCGGCGGACGGGGCGGACGCGTGGGCGCTCCGCGCCGAGGCGCTGGAGCGCGGCGAGCTGGAGGGCGTGCTGCGCGGGCTGGCCGGGCTCGGCACCGAGCGCGCCTGGGCGCTGCGGGCGGACGGGATCGGGCGCGGCCTGTGGGAGGCGGTGGGGCGCAGCCTGGCCGGCGTGGACGGCGCGCGCGCCGACGCGATGCGGAGCGCGCTCGCCGCGCACGATCGCCTCGCGGCGCTGCGCGGGACGGCCGGGGTGGAGAGCGGCCCGGCGCGCGCGCTGCGCGAGCGGCTGTTCCCGCTCGCGCCGAAGCGCGTGCTCCGCACGCTGGCGGGCAACGCCGCGCCGTGGACCTGGGCCCTGCGCGAGCGCGCGCTCGCCTTCACCAAGGAGGCGCTCGACGCGGTGGACGGGATGGACCACCCGCGGGCCTGGGCGCTGCGGGCCGAGGGCGTCGCCCGCTGGCCCGCCGCCGCCGTCTCGTCGCTCCGGCACCTCGCCGCGACCGCGCCCGGCCGGGAGATCGTCGCGGCCGCGCTCCGGGCCGCCCCGGCGAGCCTGCCCGTGCTGCGGAACGCGCACGCGGTGCTCGCGCTGGCCGCGCCCGCGCCGGGCCTGCCCGCCGCGGTGGAGGAGTCATGCACCCCGTGA
- a CDS encoding VTC domain-containing protein: MPYAEGPVTLLRREHKVLLAPDEARDVAARLGAGGAPTTRVATVYFDAPGAPLALRALEAPGDCVKVRAKAYRPDRSGRPGRVVLELKRERGGVTTKDRTWVPRTALAGALARLPVPGPLAPLVATSYRRRVWQPCDGWRVTLDDGLRFHPAGWRLLDPDAPPWPDRLPPPLGAEPRSVLELKLGAGAPPRWLVALVTERAQPYSKLAEAFARAAPARTRRA, from the coding sequence GTGCCCTACGCGGAGGGGCCGGTGACGCTGCTGCGGCGCGAGCACAAGGTGCTGCTCGCGCCGGACGAGGCGCGGGACGTCGCGGCGCGGCTCGGCGCCGGGGGAGCGCCCACGACCCGGGTGGCCACGGTCTACTTCGACGCGCCCGGCGCGCCGCTGGCGCTGCGAGCGCTCGAGGCGCCCGGCGACTGCGTCAAGGTGCGGGCCAAGGCCTACCGGCCGGACCGCTCGGGCCGGCCCGGGCGCGTGGTGCTGGAGCTGAAGCGCGAGCGGGGAGGGGTCACCACCAAGGACCGCACCTGGGTCCCGCGCACGGCGCTGGCGGGCGCGCTGGCGCGGCTGCCGGTGCCGGGCCCGCTCGCGCCGCTCGTCGCGACCTCGTACCGGCGCCGGGTGTGGCAGCCGTGCGACGGATGGCGCGTCACGCTCGACGACGGCCTGCGGTTCCACCCGGCCGGCTGGCGGCTGCTCGACCCGGACGCGCCGCCGTGGCCGGACCGGCTGCCCCCGCCGCTCGGCGCCGAGCCGCGCTCCGTCCTCGAGCTGAAGCTCGGGGCGGGCGCGCCGCCGCGCTGGCTGGTCGCGCTCGTGACCGAGCGGGCGCAGCCGTACAGCAAGCTCGCCGAGGCGTTCGCGCGCGCCGCGCCGGCGCGCACGCGCAGGGCCTGA
- a CDS encoding metallophosphoesterase → MRSLTRLLLALAALPFAASAATVTRGPFLQQTGPTSALVVVDTDAAATVEAIADLPGGGTARAGSDGTHHLLRLEGLPAASAVPYRLTVDGAERPGGTLHTPGRPDTAAGRAAILAVIGDYGTGDPAEMNHIARIREEGAQAILTVGDNAYPDATAADFLTKLFRPMAALLADVTMWPALGDHEYRQAWAQPYLDAFELPEGPQGERYYAFDWGDVHVVALDSNCIVPMDAATAGCDAKTMVGWLTADLAATRAPWKIVLIHRPVVATGKYGVYPQIPAALLGVLEGAGVDLVLQGHNHLYERSWPTRQGQPVQKDYDHPAAPVYVTSGGAGGWLYDFALPAEPWTAYREKIDQHLRLTLEGGTLKVDSIRGDGVIHDTFTIVKDVPPLPAQPPGGGDGGTGGAPEAPPPNGAVAVGCQAGAGSGWALLAPLAVVAAAVLRRRRR, encoded by the coding sequence ATGCGCTCACTCACCCGCCTGCTCCTCGCGCTCGCCGCGCTGCCCTTCGCGGCGTCCGCCGCGACCGTGACCCGCGGCCCCTTCCTCCAGCAGACCGGTCCGACGTCCGCGCTCGTGGTGGTGGACACCGACGCCGCCGCGACGGTGGAGGCCATCGCGGACCTCCCCGGCGGCGGCACGGCGCGGGCCGGGAGCGACGGCACGCACCACCTGCTCCGCCTCGAGGGGCTGCCCGCGGCGAGCGCGGTCCCGTACCGGCTCACCGTGGACGGCGCCGAGCGGCCGGGCGGCACGCTCCACACGCCGGGCCGGCCGGACACCGCCGCGGGCCGCGCCGCGATCCTCGCGGTCATCGGCGACTACGGCACCGGCGATCCCGCCGAGATGAACCACATCGCGCGCATCCGGGAGGAGGGCGCGCAGGCGATCCTGACGGTGGGCGACAACGCCTACCCGGACGCCACCGCCGCCGACTTCCTCACCAAGCTGTTCCGCCCGATGGCGGCGCTCCTCGCGGACGTGACCATGTGGCCGGCGCTCGGCGACCACGAGTACCGGCAGGCGTGGGCGCAGCCGTACCTCGACGCGTTCGAGCTGCCCGAGGGACCCCAGGGCGAGCGCTACTACGCGTTCGACTGGGGCGACGTGCACGTCGTCGCGCTGGACTCGAACTGCATCGTGCCGATGGACGCGGCCACCGCCGGCTGCGACGCGAAGACCATGGTGGGCTGGCTCACGGCCGACCTCGCGGCCACCCGCGCCCCGTGGAAGATCGTCCTCATCCACCGGCCGGTGGTCGCGACCGGCAAGTACGGCGTGTACCCGCAGATCCCCGCGGCGCTGCTCGGCGTGCTCGAGGGGGCCGGGGTGGACCTGGTGCTGCAGGGCCACAACCACCTCTACGAGCGGAGCTGGCCGACGCGGCAGGGGCAGCCGGTGCAGAAGGACTACGACCACCCCGCCGCGCCGGTGTACGTGACGAGCGGCGGCGCGGGCGGCTGGCTGTACGACTTCGCGCTCCCGGCCGAGCCGTGGACCGCCTACCGCGAGAAGATCGACCAGCACCTCCGGCTCACGCTCGAGGGCGGCACGCTGAAGGTGGACTCGATCCGCGGCGACGGGGTGATCCACGACACCTTCACGATCGTGAAGGACGTCCCGCCGCTGCCCGCCCAGCCGCCCGGCGGAGGCGACGGCGGCACGGGCGGCGCCCCGGAGGCGCCGCCGCCGAACGGCGCGGTGGCGGTCGGTTGCCAGGCCGGCGCCGGCTCGGGCTGGGCGCTGCTCGCGCCGCTCGCCGTCGTCGCCGCGGCGGTGCTCCGCCGGCGTCGCCGCTAG
- a CDS encoding CotH kinase family protein: MRRTCAAARLLIPVLLLACTGGAPLPDGSLGGQPGGGGGGGGGGGGGGGPGGVVNPDAPLAAPAWPPLQTSVEPYALAFDDATAAIVYTMWSKEYAPGRFHYHGAWWDVTLRQRGDGSREHPKHSWKVRRPKDAPLDGERTRNLLAEWPDGGYLSDPFSYGLMKGAGVPTPRAQFVTLDVNGEHQGVYVELEEPDEKHFLLENGIDSNANVYRCGLRDCELKLTPPAHYQGPWEKKTNSSEPSDDLDAFLLGLNRTPEGEIEAWLERNVDLPRFFRFYAVGILISLSGIDDSGSYLVHDRVRDKWLWVPWDLNNAKLVFWRDNAVEWGVPFRYAIPFYTLYDAGTLGVAAGKEARYGGAHPPFVVLFQRIWDRPALRNAILDEVEAMLDGPFAEAETSPRIDGLHALIAGLLPADPWVDPAHADASVQVLKDYVRRRTGFLREQIALERHRGEGGLVVNAVAPDAIELYNREDAPRDLGGLALTGDLRQRLATPLPAGTVVPPHGTLRLPFPVAAEGGEVGIFDVATQLPVDAVYYGPPGGRTYARTPDGAETWAWR; the protein is encoded by the coding sequence ATGCGACGCACGTGCGCGGCCGCCCGCCTGCTGATCCCCGTCCTCCTGCTCGCCTGCACCGGGGGCGCACCGCTCCCCGACGGCTCCCTCGGCGGCCAGCCGGGCGGTGGGGGGGGCGGCGGCGGGGGAGGAGGCGGCGGCGGTGGCCCCGGCGGCGTGGTGAACCCGGACGCCCCGCTCGCCGCGCCCGCCTGGCCTCCGCTGCAGACGAGCGTCGAGCCGTACGCGCTCGCGTTCGACGACGCGACCGCGGCGATCGTCTACACGATGTGGAGCAAGGAGTACGCGCCCGGCCGGTTCCACTACCACGGCGCCTGGTGGGACGTGACGCTCCGGCAGCGCGGCGACGGCTCGCGCGAGCACCCCAAGCACAGCTGGAAGGTGCGCCGCCCCAAGGACGCGCCGCTCGACGGCGAGCGCACGCGGAACCTGCTCGCCGAGTGGCCCGACGGCGGGTACCTGTCCGATCCGTTCTCCTACGGGCTCATGAAGGGCGCCGGCGTGCCCACGCCGCGGGCGCAGTTCGTGACGCTCGACGTGAACGGCGAGCACCAGGGCGTGTACGTCGAGCTCGAGGAGCCCGACGAGAAGCACTTCCTCCTGGAGAACGGGATCGACTCGAACGCGAACGTCTACCGCTGCGGGCTGCGCGACTGCGAGCTGAAGCTCACCCCGCCCGCCCACTACCAGGGGCCGTGGGAGAAGAAGACGAACTCGAGCGAGCCCTCCGACGACCTCGACGCGTTCCTGCTCGGCCTGAACCGGACGCCCGAGGGCGAGATCGAGGCGTGGCTGGAGCGGAACGTGGACCTGCCGCGCTTCTTCCGCTTCTACGCGGTGGGGATCCTCATCAGCCTCTCGGGCATCGACGACTCCGGCAGCTACCTGGTGCACGACCGCGTGCGCGACAAGTGGCTGTGGGTGCCGTGGGACCTCAACAACGCGAAGCTGGTGTTCTGGCGGGACAACGCGGTGGAGTGGGGCGTGCCGTTCCGCTACGCCATCCCGTTCTACACGCTGTACGACGCGGGGACGCTCGGCGTCGCCGCCGGCAAGGAGGCGCGCTACGGCGGCGCGCACCCGCCGTTCGTGGTCCTGTTCCAGCGCATCTGGGACCGGCCGGCGCTGCGGAACGCCATCCTCGACGAGGTGGAGGCGATGCTCGACGGCCCGTTCGCCGAGGCCGAGACGTCGCCCCGCATCGACGGGCTGCACGCGCTCATCGCCGGGCTGCTCCCGGCGGACCCCTGGGTGGACCCGGCGCACGCGGACGCGTCGGTGCAGGTGCTGAAGGACTACGTCCGGCGCCGGACCGGGTTCCTGCGCGAGCAGATCGCGCTCGAGCGCCACCGCGGCGAGGGCGGCCTGGTCGTGAACGCCGTCGCGCCGGACGCGATCGAGCTCTACAACCGCGAGGACGCGCCGCGCGACCTGGGGGGCCTCGCCCTCACCGGAGACCTCCGCCAGCGGCTCGCGACGCCGCTGCCCGCCGGCACGGTGGTGCCGCCGCACGGGACGCTGCGGCTCCCGTTCCCGGTGGCGGCCGAGGGCGGCGAGGTGGGCATCTTCGACGTCGCCACGCAGCTGCCGGTGGACGCGGTCTACTACGGGCCGCCCGGCGGGCGGACCTACGCGCGCACGCCGGACGGCGCGGAGACCTGGGCCTGGCGGTGA
- the cglE gene encoding adventurous gliding motility protein CglE: MKNILAILALIAPLLAGAQESAPRLQEDPRAARFRDVERGLFVGMEAGYMAFTDTPTEDPAKFPYAGKAGGSAGGLMVGLTLGMDFGNRLSLAVYGQGGNQKGSSNYGAFSLFAGGLDARVALFGWTDRNDWERFFFYVHGRGGYAKSWPEGLFSTTDVVVQGGPGIEYFTRLRHFSVGLAADYVYATKAKASGYAIYPTVRYTF; the protein is encoded by the coding sequence GTGAAGAACATCCTCGCCATCCTGGCGCTCATCGCGCCGCTCCTCGCCGGCGCCCAGGAGTCCGCGCCCCGGCTCCAGGAGGACCCGCGCGCCGCCCGCTTCCGCGACGTCGAGCGCGGCCTGTTCGTCGGCATGGAGGCCGGCTACATGGCCTTCACCGACACGCCCACCGAGGACCCGGCGAAGTTCCCGTACGCCGGCAAGGCGGGCGGATCGGCCGGCGGCCTGATGGTCGGGCTCACGCTCGGCATGGACTTCGGCAACCGCCTGTCGCTCGCCGTCTACGGGCAGGGCGGCAACCAGAAGGGCAGCTCGAACTACGGCGCCTTCAGCCTGTTCGCCGGCGGCCTCGACGCGCGCGTCGCGCTGTTCGGCTGGACCGACCGCAACGACTGGGAGCGCTTCTTCTTCTACGTGCACGGCCGCGGCGGGTACGCGAAGAGCTGGCCCGAGGGCCTGTTCAGCACCACCGACGTGGTGGTGCAGGGCGGCCCCGGCATCGAGTACTTCACGCGCCTGCGCCACTTCTCGGTGGGCCTCGCCGCCGACTACGTCTACGCGACGAAGGCGAAGGCGAGCGGGTACGCGATCTACCCGACGGTCCGCTACACGTTCTGA